One segment of Nostoc flagelliforme CCNUN1 DNA contains the following:
- a CDS encoding photosystem II S4 domain protein has product MLPREELLKGVENRDSVARVIDQAEQAIKTWEVVLTDFLSPPELVEIQRVFNRLTEVQLVAWGGYPQAERQRIAIARSELPLDQSQVSLVAVEIAGNFLFDTASHRDFLGAMLGTGIVREKTGDVIVLGERGAQAIVAPELVEFLEISLKQVRSVPVKTQRIEVTELRVREPKKKELTTVEASLRLDAIASAGFGMSRSKMVDFIDAGDVRVNWKEITQASSQVKSGDLIAIRSKGRLEVGEIAVTKKDRYRVQLTRYI; this is encoded by the coding sequence ATGTTGCCACGAGAAGAACTTTTAAAAGGTGTTGAAAATCGAGATAGTGTAGCTCGTGTAATCGATCAAGCGGAGCAAGCCATCAAAACTTGGGAAGTGGTTTTAACTGATTTTCTGTCTCCCCCAGAATTGGTAGAAATTCAACGGGTGTTTAACAGATTAACAGAAGTGCAATTAGTTGCGTGGGGCGGATACCCGCAAGCTGAACGCCAAAGAATAGCGATCGCTCGTTCAGAACTTCCCTTAGATCAATCTCAAGTGAGCCTTGTAGCTGTGGAAATTGCTGGTAATTTCCTGTTTGATACCGCCTCTCACCGCGACTTTTTAGGCGCAATGTTGGGGACGGGAATTGTTCGTGAAAAGACGGGAGATGTTATTGTCTTGGGAGAACGAGGGGCGCAGGCGATTGTCGCACCAGAGTTGGTGGAATTTTTGGAAATAAGTCTTAAACAGGTGCGATCGGTTCCTGTGAAAACTCAGCGAATTGAGGTAACTGAATTAAGGGTTCGGGAACCAAAGAAAAAAGAATTAACTACTGTAGAGGCTTCTTTGCGATTAGATGCGATCGCATCTGCTGGTTTTGGCATGTCCCGCAGCAAAATGGTTGATTTCATTGATGCTGGTGATGTCCGTGTCAATTGGAAAGAAATTACTCAAGCTAGTTCTCAAGTCAAATCAGGCGACTTAATCGCTATTCGCTCTAAAGGACGTTTAGAAGTTGGGGAAATAGCCGTTACAAAAAAAGACCGTTACCGAGTTCAATTAACAAGATATATCTAA
- a CDS encoding GNAT family N-acetyltransferase, translating to MSHTLHITTQRLELLPCSLEVAQAVVTRNKSQVERLLEVRVPDDWYGSEVLDIFPMYAQMLIDDPSQLGWGVWLMIHIADSTLIGDLGFIGKPDQTGSVEMGYEVLSAYRQQGFAFEAVQALVDFAFTQQELKRIIAHSPDNHVASIRILEKLGMQQIARDENLLKWELKLESR from the coding sequence ATGAGTCATACTTTACACATCACAACACAGCGACTTGAGTTGCTTCCTTGTTCTTTGGAGGTGGCGCAAGCCGTTGTGACAAGAAATAAATCCCAAGTAGAGAGGCTTTTAGAGGTACGGGTTCCTGATGATTGGTATGGATCTGAGGTGTTAGATATTTTCCCAATGTATGCTCAGATGCTAATAGATGATCCTTCCCAGTTGGGTTGGGGTGTCTGGCTAATGATTCACATTGCTGATTCTACTTTAATTGGCGATTTGGGTTTTATTGGCAAACCCGATCAGACAGGAAGTGTAGAAATGGGTTATGAAGTGCTATCAGCTTATCGCCAGCAGGGATTTGCTTTTGAAGCAGTACAAGCACTGGTCGATTTTGCCTTTACTCAGCAAGAACTCAAGAGAATTATCGCTCATTCTCCAGACAATCATGTTGCCTCGATTCGCATTTTGGAAAAATTGGGAATGCAACAAATTGCTAGGGATGAAAACCTGCTGAAATGGGAATTAAAGTTAGAATCAAGATAG
- a CDS encoding shikimate kinase encodes MSSLLKGVNLYLIGMMGVGKTTIGRLLAKELGYGFVDTDNVIAQATGKSINQLFTEEGETAFRKLESDVLSQVCAFTKLTISTGGGIVLRLENWGYLHHGLIVWLDAPVELIYNRLAEDSTRPLLQDADPKGKLRSLLEQRTPLYSQADLHIIEREGETPEDLAKRILEAIPSVLKTQVSH; translated from the coding sequence GTGAGCAGCTTATTAAAAGGAGTAAACCTGTACTTAATTGGTATGATGGGCGTTGGTAAGACGACAATAGGGCGCTTACTAGCAAAGGAACTAGGTTATGGGTTTGTGGATACTGATAATGTCATTGCCCAAGCAACAGGTAAATCTATCAATCAGTTATTTACCGAAGAAGGGGAAACAGCATTTCGCAAGCTAGAAAGTGACGTGCTTTCACAAGTTTGTGCTTTTACAAAGTTAACTATATCAACCGGTGGAGGCATTGTACTGCGGCTAGAAAACTGGGGTTATCTGCACCACGGTTTGATAGTGTGGCTAGATGCGCCAGTGGAGCTAATTTACAACCGTTTAGCTGAGGATAGCACAAGACCACTCCTGCAAGATGCTGATCCCAAGGGCAAACTGCGATCGCTCCTCGAACAACGTACACCACTTTACTCTCAAGCTGATTTGCACATCATCGAGCGAGAGGGAGAAACGCCTGAAGACCTTGCCAAGCGAATACTTGAAGCAATTCCTAGCGTTCTCAAAACACAAGTTTCTCATTAG
- a CDS encoding flavin prenyltransferase UbiX, producing the protein MSNNTKPLILGVSGASGLIYAVRAIKFLLEAEFSIELVASKSTYMVWQSEQEIRMPPEPTGQEQFWREQAGVAISGKLRCHPWGDVGAGIASGSFATLGMIIIPCSMSTVAKLAAGLSSDLLERAADVQLKEGRKLVIVPRETPFSLIHLRNLTSLAEVGVRIVPAIPAWYHNPQTIEDLVDFVVARALDQLDIDCIPIQRWQGRR; encoded by the coding sequence GTGTCAAATAACACAAAACCTCTAATTTTAGGCGTATCAGGCGCATCTGGTCTGATTTACGCTGTTCGCGCAATCAAATTTTTGCTAGAAGCGGAGTTTAGTATTGAATTGGTTGCCTCTAAATCTACTTACATGGTTTGGCAGTCAGAACAGGAAATTCGGATGCCACCAGAACCAACCGGGCAAGAACAATTCTGGCGAGAGCAAGCTGGAGTCGCAATTTCGGGTAAACTTCGCTGCCATCCTTGGGGTGACGTTGGAGCCGGGATTGCCAGTGGTTCATTTGCCACTCTGGGGATGATAATTATTCCATGCAGCATGAGCACAGTGGCAAAGCTAGCAGCTGGCTTGAGTTCCGATTTACTAGAACGGGCGGCAGATGTCCAACTCAAAGAAGGACGAAAGCTGGTCATTGTTCCTCGTGAAACGCCTTTTAGCCTCATCCACCTCCGTAACTTAACCTCTCTAGCAGAAGTTGGAGTGAGAATTGTCCCCGCGATTCCTGCCTGGTATCATAATCCCCAAACCATTGAGGATTTAGTGGATTTTGTAGTTGCCCGTGCTTTAGATCAATTAGATATTGACTGCATTCCAATTCAGAGGTGGCAAGGTCGTCGCTAA
- a CDS encoding ribonuclease R family protein, which yields MEFSIATLLANFTDDKLVARKVLEKKLGCEDEKSLQKLHIALDVLEKIGILVKERGKYRRVSEEGIIEAKLRCSSKGFCFAIQDVEGAEDIYIRESHLSNAWNGDRVLVRVLKEGSRRRSPEGEVKLILERSNHTLLARIKQVEAGFRAVPLDDRLLFELKIQPNGAKLEEAIDHLVHVEVLRYPLAQYPPLGRVVQILGSDAEAAADIDLVTCKHDLSRTFPDNVLDAAAKLPKKLLKADLKNRLDLRNLFTFTIKGVNGDTKVIENAFSLEKNLAGNWLLGVHITDVSHYVQPDEALDREALKRGKSVYLGELVLPILPPGVVERCSLVPGSDRLTISFLITIDPQSGQVLEWEIQPSVINVETALTTEQAQAILTGESQVQSPQVSQILQDLQALQTAVKQVRLTRGSLQLNLPPSQNAYYDEGILGAVVVNDLPVRSLLTELVLLVNQLVATHLNALGVPAIWRVQGTPDVEDVQEMLKLAVNLGVDLTLDPEVDIQPLDYQHLTTAFAESPSEQVLTYLLQDTLKPSAYSTTKGSHFGLALPQYVHFSAPLRRYPDLLMQRVYYSLLENGRDRRNTRVRERVNLRHSSSHEEINWNVLPPELQQELQSDLTRVIVQINDREKEVQEAEADLAGLQKAQLMKQRIGQVFQGVITGVQSYGFFVEIEVPAAEVESSSNPGVPLRVEGLVHVSSLKDDWYEYRARQQALFGRKNRASYRLGDRVAVQVKSVDYYRQQIDLVTVGSDGVPRGLTGGGSNEELSDLYLPNDIEPDDLDPYSDDE from the coding sequence ATGGAATTTTCAATCGCTACACTCCTTGCCAATTTCACCGATGATAAATTGGTAGCTCGGAAGGTTTTAGAAAAGAAACTTGGCTGTGAAGATGAAAAAAGTTTACAAAAACTTCACATTGCCTTAGATGTTCTCGAAAAAATCGGTATTTTAGTGAAAGAACGGGGCAAGTACCGCCGTGTCTCAGAAGAGGGAATAATCGAAGCAAAACTCCGTTGTTCTAGTAAAGGTTTTTGCTTTGCTATTCAAGATGTGGAAGGAGCTGAGGATATTTACATCCGCGAAAGTCATCTGAGTAATGCTTGGAATGGCGATCGCGTTTTGGTCAGAGTTCTCAAAGAAGGCAGTCGCCGTCGCTCTCCTGAAGGCGAGGTGAAGCTAATTCTAGAACGTTCTAACCACACTTTACTGGCACGAATTAAGCAGGTGGAAGCTGGTTTTAGGGCTGTGCCTTTGGATGATCGATTGCTGTTTGAACTTAAGATCCAGCCTAACGGGGCAAAGTTGGAAGAAGCGATCGATCACTTGGTTCATGTAGAAGTTTTGCGTTACCCATTGGCACAATATCCTCCCCTTGGTCGAGTGGTGCAAATCCTCGGTAGCGATGCCGAAGCTGCTGCTGATATAGATTTAGTTACGTGCAAACACGACCTTTCCCGGACTTTTCCAGATAATGTCCTAGATGCAGCCGCCAAGTTGCCCAAAAAGCTACTCAAAGCAGACCTGAAAAATCGACTGGATTTGCGTAATTTATTTACCTTCACCATTAAAGGGGTAAATGGCGATACCAAAGTTATAGAAAACGCTTTTAGTTTAGAAAAAAACTTAGCCGGAAATTGGCTTTTGGGCGTTCATATCACCGATGTTTCTCACTATGTCCAACCTGACGAAGCCCTAGATAGAGAAGCACTTAAACGGGGCAAATCAGTGTATCTGGGAGAATTAGTGCTGCCAATTTTGCCCCCTGGTGTGGTAGAACGCTGTTCTTTAGTACCTGGGAGCGATCGCTTAACTATCTCTTTTTTAATTACCATTGATCCCCAATCTGGACAAGTCCTAGAGTGGGAAATTCAACCCAGTGTAATTAACGTCGAAACTGCACTGACTACTGAACAAGCCCAAGCAATTCTCACGGGTGAATCTCAAGTTCAATCTCCACAGGTTTCCCAAATCTTGCAAGACCTCCAAGCCTTGCAAACAGCCGTCAAACAGGTAAGGTTGACTCGTGGTAGCCTCCAGTTGAATCTGCCGCCTAGCCAAAACGCCTACTATGATGAGGGGATTCTCGGCGCTGTGGTGGTGAATGATTTACCAGTGCGATCGCTACTCACGGAGTTGGTACTGTTAGTTAATCAACTGGTAGCAACTCACTTAAATGCTCTTGGTGTTCCCGCCATCTGGCGAGTTCAAGGTACACCCGATGTTGAAGATGTCCAGGAAATGCTGAAATTGGCAGTAAATTTGGGCGTTGACCTCACACTAGATCCAGAAGTCGATATCCAACCCTTAGATTACCAACATTTGACTACAGCTTTTGCGGAATCTCCCTCTGAGCAAGTTCTTACTTACTTATTGCAAGATACACTTAAGCCGTCAGCGTACAGCACCACCAAAGGATCTCACTTTGGTCTGGCACTACCGCAATATGTCCACTTTAGCGCTCCCTTGCGGCGTTACCCAGATTTGCTCATGCAGAGAGTGTATTACTCGCTACTCGAAAACGGACGCGATCGCCGCAATACCCGTGTGAGAGAGCGCGTTAACCTGCGCCACTCCTCCAGCCACGAGGAAATTAACTGGAACGTTTTACCCCCAGAATTGCAACAAGAACTGCAAAGCGATTTAACTAGGGTAATTGTCCAAATCAACGACCGAGAAAAAGAAGTCCAAGAAGCTGAAGCCGATTTAGCCGGACTGCAAAAAGCCCAACTGATGAAGCAACGCATCGGTCAGGTATTTCAAGGCGTGATTACCGGGGTTCAATCCTACGGTTTCTTTGTGGAAATTGAAGTACCAGCAGCCGAGGTAGAGTCCAGCAGTAATCCTGGTGTGCCTTTGCGGGTAGAAGGATTGGTACACGTCAGTTCTCTCAAGGATGATTGGTATGAATATCGCGCCAGACAACAGGCACTGTTTGGTCGGAAAAATCGCGCTTCTTACAGATTAGGCGATCGCGTCGCCGTACAAGTTAAGAGTGTCGATTACTACCGTCAGCAAATTGATTTGGTAACAGTTGGCAGCGATGGCGTACCCAGAGGTTTAACTGGCGGTGGTTCCAATGAGGAGCTTTCAGACCTCTACTTACCAAATGACATTGAGCCTGATGACCTAGACCCTTACTCTGATGATGAGTAA
- the clpP gene encoding ATP-dependent Clp endopeptidase proteolytic subunit ClpP: MIPIVIEQSGRGERAFDIYSRLLRERIIFLGQQVDNNIANLIVAQLLYLDAEDSEKDIYMYINSPGGSVTAGMGIFDTMKHIRPDVCTICTGLAASMGAFLLSAGAKGKRMSLPHSRIMIHQPLGGAQGQATDIEIQAREILYHKRRLNDYLAEHTGQPIERIAEDTERDFFMSPEEAREYGLIDQVIDRHAAGSRPVVAVLN, translated from the coding sequence ATGATTCCTATCGTTATTGAACAATCGGGTCGAGGCGAACGCGCCTTTGACATCTACTCACGGCTGTTGCGTGAGCGCATCATCTTTTTGGGACAACAAGTTGACAACAACATTGCTAACTTGATTGTTGCCCAACTGCTGTATTTGGATGCCGAAGACTCGGAGAAAGACATTTATATGTACATCAATTCTCCCGGTGGTTCGGTGACGGCTGGTATGGGCATTTTTGACACTATGAAGCATATTCGCCCTGATGTCTGTACAATTTGTACCGGATTGGCGGCAAGTATGGGCGCTTTTCTCCTCAGTGCTGGTGCTAAGGGTAAGCGGATGAGTCTACCCCATTCTCGGATTATGATTCATCAACCTCTAGGCGGTGCTCAAGGACAGGCGACTGATATTGAAATTCAGGCGCGGGAAATTCTGTACCACAAGCGGCGGCTAAACGACTATTTAGCTGAACATACAGGTCAACCAATCGAGCGGATTGCTGAAGATACTGAACGTGACTTTTTCATGTCACCAGAGGAAGCCAGAGAATATGGCTTGATTGACCAAGTTATTGACCGTCACGCTGCTGGTAGCCGTCCAGTAGTTGCTGTTCTTAATTAA
- a CDS encoding thioredoxin domain-containing protein: MTNRLAEAKSLYLRKHAENPIDWWSWCDEALATARAQNKPIFLSIGYSSCHWCTVMEGEAFSDIAIADYMNANYLPIKVDREERPDLDSIYMQALQMMSGQGGWPLNVFLSPEDLVPFYAGTYFPVDPRYGRPGFLQVLQALRHYYDTEKAELQQRKALIIESLLTSAVLQDGTTDELEDHELLRQGWETSTGVITPSQSGNSFPMIPYAELALRGTRFNFESRYDGKQVCTQRGLDLALGGIYDHVGGGFHRYTVDATWTVPHFEKMLYDNGQIVEYIASLWSAGVEEAAFERAVAGTVQWLKREMTAPEGYFYAAQDADSFIEPTAVEPEEGAFYVWSYSELQQLLTPEELRELEQFTVTPNGNFEGRNVLQRRYSGKLSATVETALSKLFTARYGVSSESLETFPPARNNQEAKTTNWPGRIPSVTDTKMIVAWNSLMISGLAKAAGVFQEPLYLELAARAANFILENQFVDGRFQRLNYQGEPTVLAQSEDYAFFIKALLDLQASNPEHKQWLEKAITIQDEFNEFLWSVELGGYYNTSSGSSQDLIVRERSYVDNATPSANGIAIANLVRLALLTDNLDYLDLAELGLKAFKSVMHRAPQACPSLFTALDWYRNSTLIRSTTEQINSLIPKFLPTAVFTVTSDLPEGSVGLVCQGLKCLAPAESVEHLLQQVEKSQVRA, translated from the coding sequence ATGACTAATCGCCTTGCTGAAGCTAAGAGCCTCTATCTCCGCAAACACGCCGAAAACCCGATTGATTGGTGGTCTTGGTGTGACGAAGCACTTGCAACTGCAAGGGCGCAAAATAAACCGATTTTCCTTTCCATTGGCTATTCTAGTTGCCACTGGTGTACCGTCATGGAAGGCGAGGCTTTTTCTGATATTGCGATCGCTGACTACATGAATGCTAATTATCTTCCCATCAAAGTAGACAGGGAAGAAAGACCTGACCTCGATAGCATCTACATGCAAGCTTTGCAGATGATGAGTGGTCAAGGGGGTTGGCCTTTAAACGTGTTTCTTTCTCCAGAAGATTTAGTGCCGTTTTACGCTGGTACTTATTTCCCTGTAGACCCGCGTTATGGTCGTCCTGGATTTTTGCAGGTGTTGCAAGCTCTTCGCCATTATTACGATACCGAAAAAGCAGAATTACAGCAACGCAAAGCCTTAATTATTGAGTCCCTGCTTACGTCTGCGGTGTTGCAAGATGGTACAACAGATGAGCTTGAAGACCATGAATTACTCCGCCAAGGTTGGGAAACCAGCACAGGTGTAATCACTCCTAGTCAATCTGGAAATAGCTTTCCGATGATTCCCTATGCAGAATTAGCACTGCGGGGAACTCGATTTAATTTTGAATCTCGCTACGATGGCAAGCAAGTTTGTACCCAACGGGGACTTGACTTAGCACTGGGAGGCATTTACGACCATGTGGGCGGTGGCTTTCATCGCTATACTGTTGACGCTACTTGGACAGTACCCCACTTTGAAAAGATGCTCTACGACAATGGACAAATTGTGGAGTATATAGCTTCTTTATGGAGTGCAGGAGTAGAAGAAGCAGCCTTTGAGAGAGCAGTTGCTGGTACTGTACAATGGCTGAAGCGGGAAATGACCGCGCCCGAAGGTTACTTCTATGCTGCTCAAGATGCCGACAGCTTCATTGAACCCACGGCAGTAGAACCAGAAGAAGGAGCCTTTTACGTCTGGAGTTACAGCGAACTTCAACAATTATTAACGCCTGAAGAATTAAGGGAATTAGAACAGTTTACTGTTACACCTAACGGCAACTTTGAAGGGCGTAATGTTTTGCAAAGGCGCTATTCTGGGAAACTGAGTGCAACGGTGGAAACGGCACTGAGCAAGCTGTTTACGGCTCGCTATGGCGTTAGTTCTGAGTCTTTAGAAACTTTTCCCCCAGCTCGTAACAACCAGGAAGCAAAAACCACTAACTGGCCAGGTCGTATTCCCTCAGTGACAGATACGAAGATGATTGTCGCTTGGAATAGCTTGATGATTTCTGGACTGGCTAAAGCTGCTGGGGTTTTCCAAGAACCGTTATATCTGGAATTAGCAGCACGAGCAGCAAATTTTATCTTGGAAAATCAGTTTGTCGATGGGCGTTTTCAGCGACTCAACTATCAAGGAGAACCAACCGTTTTAGCGCAGTCTGAAGATTACGCCTTTTTTATTAAAGCTCTGCTGGATTTACAAGCTTCTAACCCTGAGCATAAGCAATGGTTAGAAAAAGCGATCACTATCCAAGATGAATTCAACGAATTTCTCTGGAGTGTCGAATTAGGAGGTTACTATAACACATCAAGTGGCTCTAGTCAAGATTTAATTGTGCGGGAGCGCAGTTATGTTGATAATGCTACACCATCAGCGAATGGAATTGCGATCGCTAACCTTGTTCGTCTCGCCTTACTCACTGATAATTTAGATTATTTGGATTTAGCGGAACTTGGTTTGAAAGCTTTTAAGAGTGTAATGCATCGCGCTCCTCAAGCTTGCCCCAGTTTATTTACAGCCTTGGATTGGTATCGTAATTCTACCTTGATTCGCAGCACCACTGAGCAAATAAACTCTTTGATCCCCAAGTTTTTACCAACGGCTGTGTTTACCGTAACATCTGATTTACCAGAGGGAAGCGTTGGGTTAGTTTGCCAAGGTTTGAAGTGTCTTGCACCAGCAGAAAGTGTAGAGCATTTATTGCAGCAAGTAGAGAAAAGTCAGGTGAGAGCGTGA
- a CDS encoding type II toxin-antitoxin system VapC family toxin: MTYLLDTCLISELVAKQPNQQVLDWLDAQVPEKLYLSVITIGEIAKGISKITASKRKESLTTWLNETLPNRFQQRILNIDVSTMLLWGNLVGQLEQNGRPLPLMDSLIAAIAIHNSLSLVARNEKDFAGTGVLMVNP; encoded by the coding sequence ATGACTTATCTCCTTGATACCTGCCTGATTTCCGAACTTGTTGCCAAACAACCAAATCAACAAGTTTTAGATTGGCTAGATGCCCAAGTGCCAGAAAAACTTTATCTTAGCGTCATCACAATTGGCGAAATTGCTAAAGGCATCAGCAAAATTACTGCATCTAAGCGGAAAGAATCTCTCACAACTTGGTTGAATGAAACCCTGCCCAATCGCTTTCAACAAAGAATCTTAAATATAGATGTCTCAACAATGTTGTTGTGGGGAAATTTAGTCGGGCAACTAGAACAGAATGGGCGACCTCTACCTCTGATGGATTCTCTTATTGCAGCGATCGCAATTCATAACTCTTTATCACTTGTTGCCCGTAACGAAAAAGATTTTGCTGGAACAGGGGTTTTAATGGTTAATCCTTAG
- a CDS encoding molybdenum cofactor guanylyltransferase, whose protein sequence is MTINSCSKLTAIVLAGGKSSRMGQDKALIPIQGVPLLQRVCSIAQSCADTVYVVTPWPERYQDLLLPGCQFIREVPLFGEPLAHGPLVGFAQGLAEVKTDWVLLLACDLPRLRVEVLQDWVTRLDSVGDNAIAALADHPKGWEPLCGFYRRRCLPQLLEFINQGGRSFQQWLRQYPVEVLPLAEPEMLFNCNTPEDLAKS, encoded by the coding sequence ATGACTATTAACTCATGTAGCAAATTAACCGCCATTGTATTAGCAGGCGGTAAGAGTTCTCGGATGGGTCAAGATAAAGCCTTGATTCCCATTCAAGGAGTGCCGTTGTTACAGCGAGTTTGTAGCATTGCTCAAAGCTGTGCTGATACTGTTTATGTAGTAACTCCTTGGCCAGAACGCTATCAAGATTTGCTTTTGCCTGGTTGCCAGTTTATCCGGGAAGTGCCTTTGTTTGGAGAACCTCTCGCCCACGGGCCTTTAGTTGGGTTTGCCCAAGGGCTAGCCGAAGTTAAAACAGATTGGGTGCTGTTGCTAGCTTGCGATTTGCCGAGGTTGCGGGTTGAGGTGTTGCAAGATTGGGTAACTAGACTTGATAGCGTGGGGGATAATGCGATCGCAGCTTTAGCCGATCATCCTAAAGGCTGGGAACCTCTGTGTGGTTTCTATCGCCGTCGCTGTTTGCCACAACTCTTAGAGTTTATCAACCAAGGGGGGCGATCGTTTCAACAGTGGCTTCGGCAATATCCTGTAGAAGTTTTGCCCTTAGCAGAACCCGAAATGCTGTTTAACTGTAATACACCAGAGGACTTGGCTAAAAGTTAA
- a CDS encoding alpha/beta fold hydrolase encodes MLIYGPDAINFDGVDGHRYWFQEPFSYTGVAEIDERLSGFPVAVFLPHNRPAQDTPLVIGLQGMSAPYSWNAFIVSTLTQMGIAVALFDTPLAGERSLVRTFTAMADHEIKPLIDRGISFDTELLLCLFRRTAADIARVRDFCDDRYGLSNRRLALFGVSMGVLQAAYSFTADGLGERLLGAIGHADLQSFAKSWGYLVLPDLAASPLGGMAEALLERVQPNLKPVVKLLQLAKNLKYPDEYAWACNPMTYIERVQPPRRVRFLVGASDRIVNIRDARACARRFLDGDCYVVPGMGHGTHKWGPLFVDHVRYFLATQLSDWRN; translated from the coding sequence ATGCTTATCTACGGGCCCGATGCGATTAATTTTGACGGTGTAGATGGTCATCGCTATTGGTTTCAAGAGCCTTTTTCTTATACTGGGGTAGCTGAGATTGATGAACGATTAAGTGGCTTTCCGGTTGCTGTCTTTCTGCCACACAATCGACCCGCACAGGATACGCCTTTAGTAATTGGTTTGCAAGGAATGAGCGCCCCCTATAGCTGGAACGCCTTCATTGTATCGACATTGACACAAATGGGCATAGCTGTAGCTTTGTTCGATACACCCTTAGCTGGTGAGCGCAGTTTAGTGCGTACTTTCACGGCTATGGCAGACCATGAGATTAAGCCTTTAATTGATAGGGGTATCTCATTTGATACTGAGTTACTCCTGTGCCTATTTCGTAGAACGGCGGCTGACATTGCCAGAGTCCGTGACTTTTGTGACGATCGCTATGGCCTCAGTAATCGCCGACTGGCATTATTCGGTGTCAGTATGGGAGTTTTGCAAGCTGCATATAGCTTTACTGCTGATGGTCTTGGGGAGCGGCTACTGGGTGCCATCGGTCATGCTGATCTCCAGTCTTTTGCCAAAAGTTGGGGCTACTTAGTCTTACCAGATTTAGCAGCTTCACCCTTGGGTGGAATGGCAGAAGCACTGCTGGAACGAGTGCAACCGAATCTAAAACCCGTAGTTAAACTTTTACAATTAGCCAAAAATCTGAAATACCCAGATGAGTATGCTTGGGCGTGCAACCCAATGACTTATATTGAGCGGGTACAGCCTCCGCGTCGGGTTCGTTTTTTAGTGGGCGCTAGCGATCGCATTGTGAATATTCGAGATGCTCGTGCTTGCGCTAGGCGCTTTCTGGATGGTGACTGTTATGTTGTTCCTGGTATGGGACATGGCACCCACAAATGGGGGCCATTATTCGTAGACCATGTGCGCTATTTCCTAGCAACACAATTGAGTGATTGGCGAAATTGA